One window of Lacerta agilis isolate rLacAgi1 chromosome 14, rLacAgi1.pri, whole genome shotgun sequence genomic DNA carries:
- the LOC117057690 gene encoding olfactory receptor 14A16-like → MHNLTSTSGFLLLEFSQVRELQILHFFVFLGLYLITVIGNLLIIFVIALDHHLHTPMYFFLMNLAVSDIGTVTVIQPNSMFNSIINNTHISYAACVYQVFFYFLFGCSDFTLLTIMAHDRYVAICNPLQYEVIMNKGACIQMTTIAWIASILYAVLHTAGTFSITFCSNRVDQFFCEVPKLLKLSCSDLYLVEVGLLVFSCISAFGCFVFIIVTYAWILSTVHKMPSEQRRNKALSTCLPHLLVVSVFIITGLFAYIRPPSNSSSCLDLVFAVIYTLLPPMLNPFVYSMRNKEIQTALMKLLSLKYFCDTVPRYIQKSLGFP, encoded by the coding sequence atgcataatctGACTTCCACATCTGGATTTCTACTTCTAGAATTTTCTCAGGTCCGAGAACTACAAATACTACATTTCTTTGTGTTCCTAGGACTATACTTGATAACGGTAATTGGGAATCTTTTGATCATCTTTGTAATAGCCCTTGACCATCACCTGCATACACCAATGTACTTCTTCCTCATGAACTTGGCCGTTTCTGATATTGGAACGGTTACTGTCATTCAACCCAATTCTATGTTTAATTCAATTATTaacaacacacacatttcttatGCTGCATGTGTCTATCAGGTTTTCTTCTATTTCCTCTTTGGATGCTCTGATTTTACCCTGTTAACCATAATGGCACATGACAGGTATGTTGCCATCTGTAATCCACTGCAATATGAAGTAATTATGAACAAAGGGGCCTGCATTCAGATGACCACCATTGCATGGATCGCCAGTATTCTCTATGCTGTGCTACACACTGCAGGCACATTTTCAATTACCTTCTGTTCCAATCGTGTTGATCAGTTCTTCTGTGAAGTCCCAAAACTACTAAAATTGTCTTGCTCTGACTTATACCTAGTTGAAGTTGGGCTTCTTGTGTTTAGCTGTATTTCTGCTTTTGGATGCTTTGTCTTCATCATTGTAACTTATGCGTGGATCTTGAGTACAGTCCACAAAATGCCTTCTGAACAGAGACGGAATAAGGCCCTCTCCACATGCCTTCCCCACCTCCTCGTTGTCTCTGTGTTTATTATCACTGGACTTTTTGCCTACATCAGACCACCTAGTAATAGCTCATCCTGCCTCGATCTAGTCTTTGCTGTGATATATACTTTGCTTCCTCCTATGTTGAATCCCTTCGTTTATAGCATGAGAAACAAAGAGATTCAAACAGCACTGATGAAGCTATTGAGCCTTAAATACTTTTGTGACACTGTTCCCAGATATATCCAGAAATCCTTGGGATTTCCTTGA